The Streptomyces sp. NBC_01197 genome window below encodes:
- a CDS encoding META domain-containing protein produces MHTQRTAVAALALFTLAACGTEKGSAGSGNPAAPDVPLTGTGWTVDSVSAGGTVRKAPAGADIAFEKGRVNGSSGCNHFSAPVTVKDDTLTVGAATSTLIGCPKNLQGYETALRKTLTGKLAVHLSGGKLTLRTERGDSVTLTRKPAERTPPLVGTAWKVDALTDGASMSTLPRGTAGKARLTFGKDGSVHGNLGCNRVSGMAKVTGSTVTFGPLTTTRMMCGAPAMALERQLLRVAHGPVRYGIQHRALTLTAHDGTGIRATA; encoded by the coding sequence ATGCACACGCAACGTACCGCCGTCGCCGCCCTGGCCCTCTTCACGCTGGCCGCCTGCGGCACGGAAAAAGGATCGGCGGGTTCGGGTAACCCGGCCGCCCCGGACGTCCCTCTCACCGGGACCGGCTGGACCGTCGACAGCGTCTCGGCGGGCGGCACCGTACGGAAGGCCCCGGCGGGTGCCGACATCGCATTCGAGAAGGGACGGGTGAACGGCTCGTCCGGCTGCAACCACTTCAGCGCACCGGTCACCGTCAAGGACGACACCCTCACCGTCGGCGCCGCCACCAGCACGCTCATCGGCTGTCCGAAGAACCTCCAGGGCTACGAGACGGCTCTCCGCAAGACACTCACCGGCAAACTCGCCGTCCACCTCAGCGGCGGGAAGCTCACTCTGCGTACAGAGAGGGGCGACTCCGTGACCCTCACACGGAAGCCCGCGGAGCGGACCCCTCCGCTCGTCGGGACGGCGTGGAAGGTGGACGCGCTGACCGACGGCGCGAGCATGTCCACCCTCCCGCGGGGCACGGCGGGGAAGGCCCGGCTGACCTTCGGCAAGGACGGATCCGTCCACGGAAACCTGGGCTGCAACAGGGTCAGCGGTATGGCAAAGGTCACGGGGAGCACCGTCACCTTCGGGCCTCTCACCACCACCCGCATGATGTGCGGGGCGCCCGCCATGGCCCTGGAGAGGCAGCTGCTCAGGGTGGCGCACGGCCCTGTGCGCTACGGAATCCAGCACCGCGCGCTCACGCTCACGGCCCATGACGGGACCGGAATCCGCGCCACCGCATAG
- a CDS encoding maleylpyruvate isomerase family mycothiol-dependent enzyme, translating into MPPSQKRARRYDSVTTRTAVLAQFEHVRSAVTDLAPDRLALPTRLGDWTVRELAAHCAMAVESISRCLDLEPPAAQELALLEWPFATASVADQISDDVRALAAASNLEELFSRTAARIAERLPGADGERLLATRVGAMRLCDYLVSRCVELVVHTDDLNAAAGLEIPYDRQALAACTRLLADALAVKAPGASTEVRVPPYAVVQCIEGPRHTRGTPPNVVETDPLSWIRLATGRTEWQTAVEGAKVAASGERADLSALLPVMR; encoded by the coding sequence ATGCCGCCGTCCCAGAAGCGCGCCCGCCGCTACGACTCCGTCACGACCCGCACCGCTGTGCTGGCCCAGTTCGAGCATGTGCGGAGCGCGGTGACCGACCTCGCGCCCGACCGGCTCGCGCTGCCCACCCGGCTCGGAGACTGGACCGTGCGCGAGCTGGCCGCGCATTGCGCCATGGCCGTCGAGAGCATCAGCAGATGTCTCGACCTGGAGCCCCCGGCCGCCCAGGAACTGGCCCTGCTGGAATGGCCGTTCGCCACCGCCTCGGTCGCTGACCAGATCTCCGACGACGTCAGGGCGCTCGCCGCCGCCTCCAACCTGGAAGAGCTTTTCAGCCGCACCGCCGCCCGGATCGCCGAGCGGCTGCCCGGCGCCGACGGCGAGCGGCTGCTCGCCACCCGCGTGGGCGCCATGCGGCTCTGCGACTACCTGGTCTCGCGCTGTGTGGAACTGGTCGTCCACACCGACGACCTGAACGCGGCCGCCGGGCTGGAGATCCCGTACGACCGCCAGGCCCTGGCCGCCTGTACCCGGCTCCTCGCGGATGCCCTCGCGGTCAAGGCCCCGGGGGCGTCGACGGAGGTGCGGGTCCCGCCGTACGCCGTCGTCCAGTGCATCGAGGGCCCCCGCCATACCCGCGGCACCCCGCCCAACGTCGTAGAGACCGACCCGCTCAGCTGGATCCGGCTGGCCACCGGGCGTACGGAGTGGCAGACGGCCGTCGAGGGGGCGAAGGTCGCGGCGAGTGGCGAGCGCGCCGACCTCTCGGCTCTGCTTCCCGTCATGAGGTGA